DNA from Dokdonella koreensis DS-123:
GGTGCAGGAACGGTGCGATGACCTACGGTGCGATCACGCGGTTTGCGGTGTCTGCCGTGGCCCTGGCGTTGTCCGCGGCCAGCGGGCCGGTGCAGGCCGAGACCCACGCCCTGGGCGGCGCCGGCACCCGCGAAGTGCAGGTGGGCGACGAGCTGACCTGGCGTGTCTTTTCCAATCCCAGCACCGGCATTCACTGGCGCTTGGCGGCAGCGCCGGCCGGCACGGTGCAGACCGTGGTCGACGGCCGGCGGGTGGCTGCCGATCCAGCGGACCGGCGGATCGGCGGGGGCGCCGTGTTCGAGTGGCGGTTCCGTGCGCTGGCACCGGGCGAGGCGGCGCTGCGCTTCGAGCGGATCGATGCGCGCGTCCGCACCGGCCCGGTACAGACCCAGGTCTTCCGCGTCCGCGTGCGGGCGCCCGCAGCGGGCGACGGCGGGGGCTGAGGAGCAGCGGTCGCCGCCTGCCGCGCGGCGGCCGCCGCGCAGGCGCGGGCCCGCCGCAGCGCCGCCGCCGGCCGGCAGGCGCCTCATGGCGAGGCGTTCGGCGGTCCCACGTCGATGCGCGCCGGCTCGCCGCGGCCGATGCCGCGGACCTGCGGCCGGTACATGTCCTCGACCAGCGGCGGCGGCACCAGGAAGGAACCCGGCGAAACCGCGCGCACCAGGTAGAACACCTGGGCGGTCTGGCCCTGGTCCAGGCTCAGCGCGGCGACATAGCGGTCGTCGCGGAATTCCTCGTGGCGCACCTCGGCGGCGGAGGCGCGATCGCTCAGCGTGATGCCGTCCACCACGACGTCGGCCCACTGCTTGGCGTCGGTCAGGTTGAAGTTCTCGATCTCCAGGCCACCGGGCAGCAGGTCCACCAGCAGCGCGTCGTGGATCGCCTCGCGCGCCTCCAGGCGCAGGCCCACGATCAGCGCGTCGCCTTCCTTCAGCGGGGCCGGCTCCCAGGGCTTGCCGTCCAGCGTGTAGTAGCGGCGGCG
Protein-coding regions in this window:
- a CDS encoding protease inhibitor I42 family protein, with amino-acid sequence MTYGAITRFAVSAVALALSAASGPVQAETHALGGAGTREVQVGDELTWRVFSNPSTGIHWRLAAAPAGTVQTVVDGRRVAADPADRRIGGGAVFEWRFRALAPGEAALRFERIDARVRTGPVQTQVFRVRVRAPAAGDGGG